The DNA region AGGCACTTATACCGCTCGCTAAACAGATTTTTTATGAACTCCTCTATCTGTTTAGCAAGGGCTTTGTCAATGCTGTGTAATCTGGAGCTACTTACCCGGTAAGCACGGCTTACCAGATTTTTCGCTCCATTCACATCAGCATTGGCTTTGTATCCACATAACCTGCATTCAAATTTTTCCTGTGTTTTCCTGTTCTCCTTATCCACATAACCACATGAACTACATGTCTGTGAGCTATAGGCTGGATTAACTTCTATGACTTCTATACCGTATTCCTCTCCTATCTCCTGTAGCTTCCTCTTTAGCTCACCATAGCCGTATCTTACAATAACCCGCTTTACAGCTTTCGGATACTCTAACAAAAACTTCTTATAAAGGCTCTTGAGGTTCTCTATGACTATCATTTTCGGATTATAAAGCTTTACAATCTTGTTTATTATCCTTCTTACTTCATTCTTTATAAATGCAGACAGCCTTTCTGTAAGCCTTACAAACCTCTTGCTCTCTGCTGGCTTTATTCCCTGCCTTTGCAGGTTTCTTTGCAATCTGTCTATCTTCTCCGCATATTCTTTAACCTTCTCATATAGCCTTCTTCCAAACATATCTCCTTTTGAACTTGTTAAAAAGTTCCTCAGTCCAAAGTCCAAGGCTATTACTTCATTTCCTTCTATCTTCTTTGGTTCTACCTCTTTTACTATCCTTAAAGTGCCATCTTCTCCTATCTGAACTAAATTTGTTGTTTTTCTTCCTCTTTTCTCAAAGTAGTCATGAAATTTGACAGGCAAATAAATGGGTTTTCCTTTCTCAAGTGTAGATAGTCTTATCCATCTGTCAAAATGTGTGGCTTTCTCTGGCTCTTCTATCAGGGCAGTCTTACTGTCAAGTATGAGAGAGACTTTTTTAAACTTTGGTTTTCTCCATTTGTTCAGTAAATGCTTGAAGACCTTTTTGACTAACAGCCTTTCTTCCTCTGTTATCTCATATTCAAAAACAGTCTTGTTTCTATAATCCACATAAACAGCTTTTTCAGACTTTCTTATGAGCCATTCGTTGTTTTTGTTCAGGTATAACAAAACCCTCTTAGTTTTTTCTGGCAGGTTAGAGCTTTTGACAATTTCAGAAAATCTGTTTTTGATATTGGAAATAAAGCTTTCCAAAACA from Hydrogenobacter sp. includes:
- a CDS encoding transposase, whose product is MHRAIQVSCPLTKRKIDIIKKLLIEYRKTAKEIASYQWFLFFNTGYFNRKANIKHIRSNLSERYKYTIQYHVVVPVLESFISNIKNRFSEIVKSSNLPEKTKRVLLYLNKNNEWLIRKSEKAVYVDYRNKTVFEYEITEEERLLVKKVFKHLLNKWRKPKFKKVSLILDSKTALIEEPEKATHFDRWIRLSTLEKGKPIYLPVKFHDYFEKRGRKTTNLVQIGEDGTLRIVKEVEPKKIEGNEVIALDFGLRNFLTSSKGDMFGRRLYEKVKEYAEKIDRLQRNLQRQGIKPAESKRFVRLTERLSAFIKNEVRRIINKIVKLYNPKMIVIENLKSLYKKFLLEYPKAVKRVIVRYGYGELKRKLQEIGEEYGIEVIEVNPAYSSQTCSSCGYVDKENRKTQEKFECRLCGYKANADVNGAKNLVSRAYRVSSSRLHSIDKALAKQIEEFIKNLFSERYKCL